From the Teredinibacter turnerae T7901 genome, one window contains:
- a CDS encoding glycoside hydrolase 5 family protein — translation MGTAKACCWGVISVLSILLLACAPPPEMLEEQNSKPAANTTWREFKTDLPASPFVSVEGNKFYLQGKPYRYVGANMWYAAYLGSSDSAVADRARLQRELDTLQQYGITNLRILGAAERSPLDNSLQPAISYRGKVERDDLLEGLDFTLAEMAKRDMKAVIYLNNFWEWSGGMMTYLSWVNGGDFINLGDDAHPWPAFALATAKFYSNSAAVDLSYQYMETLLTRTNSITGVAYKDDPTIMAWQLANEPRPGDGDISRDNLPAYFSWIRNTAALIKQLDPNHLVSLGSEGTQGCLGMMACFLGAHAENGIDYATVHLWPKNWGWFDVARTQQTFGDAMRKTDAYIAQHITYAEQLNMPLVLEEFGFERDGGEYSREADVSLRNNLYQLVYARVAGSSLSGGSLVGSNFWAWGGAGKAQHADHSWQAGDTSYLGDPPQEPQGFYSVFDTDMSTLEIIREHSRVLANPSGLQPRANAKDG, via the coding sequence ATGGGGACAGCCAAAGCGTGCTGCTGGGGTGTAATTAGCGTGTTATCTATATTATTGCTCGCCTGCGCACCGCCACCAGAAATGCTGGAAGAACAGAATTCTAAGCCTGCTGCCAATACCACATGGCGCGAGTTCAAAACCGATCTGCCAGCAAGCCCGTTTGTGAGTGTCGAGGGCAATAAATTCTATCTTCAGGGCAAACCCTATCGATACGTAGGTGCCAACATGTGGTACGCCGCCTACCTGGGCTCGTCAGATTCTGCTGTGGCGGATCGCGCGCGCCTGCAGCGAGAACTGGATACTTTGCAGCAATACGGTATTACTAACTTACGCATTCTTGGTGCCGCCGAACGATCGCCACTGGATAATTCACTGCAGCCGGCAATCAGCTATCGCGGTAAAGTGGAGCGGGACGATCTGCTGGAAGGACTGGATTTTACGCTTGCGGAAATGGCCAAGCGGGATATGAAAGCCGTTATCTACCTGAACAATTTTTGGGAGTGGTCCGGCGGGATGATGACCTACCTGAGTTGGGTGAACGGTGGCGACTTTATCAATCTTGGCGACGACGCACATCCCTGGCCCGCGTTCGCACTCGCGACTGCCAAATTTTACAGTAACAGTGCAGCGGTGGATTTGTCCTATCAATATATGGAAACCTTGCTGACGCGCACTAACAGCATTACCGGTGTTGCCTATAAAGATGACCCCACCATTATGGCGTGGCAGCTGGCCAATGAACCGCGGCCGGGCGACGGCGATATCAGTCGCGACAATTTACCCGCGTATTTTTCCTGGATCCGCAATACGGCCGCGCTGATCAAACAGCTCGATCCGAATCATCTGGTAAGCCTCGGAAGTGAAGGTACCCAGGGTTGCCTGGGCATGATGGCGTGTTTTCTCGGCGCTCATGCAGAAAACGGTATCGATTACGCAACTGTGCACCTGTGGCCCAAAAACTGGGGGTGGTTTGATGTGGCGCGAACGCAGCAAACCTTTGGCGATGCCATGCGCAAAACCGACGCCTATATCGCGCAACACATCACCTACGCTGAGCAACTGAATATGCCATTGGTGCTTGAGGAGTTCGGCTTCGAGCGCGACGGCGGTGAATATAGCCGAGAGGCCGATGTAAGCCTGCGCAACAATTTATATCAGTTGGTATACGCGCGTGTCGCGGGCAGTAGTTTGTCTGGCGGATCGCTGGTCGGGTCGAATTTCTGGGCCTGGGGAGGCGCTGGCAAAGCACAACATGCTGATCATAGCTGGCAGGCGGGTGATACCAGTTATCTCGGCGATCCACCGCAAGAGCCACAAGGTTTTTACTCGGTGTTTGATACCGACATGAGCACACTTGAAATCATTCGCGAGCACAGCCGCGTGTTGGCCAATCCGTCGGGACTGCAACCGCGAGCCAACGCCAAAGACGGATAG
- a CDS encoding LacI family DNA-binding transcriptional regulator, translating to MSNIREVARLAGVSVATVSRTLSHPEMVSEATQKRVMKAVDQVNYQPNMLARNFRSARSYSLVVLVPDIANPFFALVIRSIERQAQKKGYSVLLGDTQDSSEREQDYIRLVETRLADGILQLRPISDQFHAGSKFSFPYLHVCSTESTDGPCVRVDNAKAFEQMTAYLISLGHQRIGLITGREENPHTVDRMKGFQKALADGGLPFDTNLVASGDYSIWSGVNAANALCQSGIQPTAIACMNDEMAIGAIQALKAQGLRVPEDVSVTGFDDISYARYCDPPLTTIAQPADLMGTLAVDMLLQQLNGESLPCQEKVLPYEFIVRQSTAPAAQ from the coding sequence ATGTCTAATATCCGCGAAGTCGCACGCCTGGCAGGCGTCTCTGTGGCGACTGTGTCACGCACCCTGAGCCACCCGGAGATGGTGTCGGAAGCCACCCAAAAGCGCGTGATGAAAGCCGTTGATCAGGTTAATTATCAGCCCAACATGCTCGCGCGCAATTTTCGCTCCGCTCGCTCCTATTCTCTAGTGGTGCTCGTTCCTGATATCGCCAACCCCTTTTTCGCGTTGGTCATCCGCAGTATCGAACGACAGGCGCAAAAAAAAGGGTATTCCGTTCTACTCGGTGATACCCAGGACTCGTCCGAACGCGAACAGGATTATATTCGTCTGGTAGAAACGCGCCTCGCCGATGGTATTCTTCAGTTGCGCCCAATCTCAGACCAGTTTCACGCAGGCAGCAAATTCAGCTTTCCCTACTTGCACGTATGTTCCACAGAAAGTACTGACGGCCCCTGCGTGCGCGTGGACAATGCAAAGGCATTCGAGCAAATGACTGCCTACTTGATCTCGCTCGGCCATCAACGAATCGGGTTAATCACCGGCCGCGAAGAAAATCCGCACACCGTGGATAGGATGAAAGGCTTTCAGAAAGCACTGGCCGATGGGGGCCTGCCGTTCGACACGAACCTCGTTGCCAGCGGAGACTATTCCATTTGGTCCGGGGTTAATGCGGCCAATGCACTTTGCCAATCGGGAATACAACCCACCGCTATCGCGTGTATGAACGACGAAATGGCAATTGGTGCAATCCAGGCGCTAAAAGCACAAGGATTACGCGTACCAGAAGATGTATCTGTTACTGGTTTTGACGATATCAGTTACGCCCGCTACTGCGATCCTCCGCTCACAACCATCGCTCAGCCTGCCGACCTGATGGGCACTCTGGCGGTAGATATGCTCTTGCAGCAGCTCAACGGGGAATCGCTTCCTTGCCAGGAAAAGGTTTTGCCCTACGAATTTATTGTGCGCCAGAGCACTGCACCCGCCGCACAGTGA
- a CDS encoding porin family protein: MRIFIIPAVMLFALPTYADNLSGFYAGGNANFIDGNATLGAGNDVEFRSIEAFGGYKLNGWVGGETRTGLGLSGESYSIGTGDAQQNIELGIDYYQSIYYRVEKANQVAKLYGLVGATFLQWGRDVDYMDGSTLEDSYTETGFSYGLGVGFVMNENTNLNFEYRQLINTDTVEFTVINVGFDFRF, from the coding sequence ATGAGGATATTCATTATCCCCGCAGTAATGCTTTTTGCCCTGCCCACCTATGCAGACAACCTGAGCGGCTTTTATGCTGGCGGCAACGCAAACTTTATCGATGGAAATGCCACACTCGGCGCAGGCAATGATGTTGAGTTTCGTTCAATCGAAGCCTTCGGCGGTTACAAGCTTAACGGTTGGGTCGGCGGTGAAACACGCACAGGACTGGGCCTCTCTGGCGAAAGCTACAGTATCGGTACCGGCGACGCACAGCAAAACATTGAGCTGGGTATCGACTACTACCAATCTATTTACTACCGGGTTGAAAAAGCGAACCAGGTGGCCAAACTTTACGGCCTGGTGGGGGCAACTTTTTTGCAGTGGGGCCGCGATGTTGATTATATGGATGGCTCTACGCTGGAAGATTCCTATACCGAAACCGGCTTTTCCTACGGTTTGGGCGTCGGCTTTGTGATGAACGAAAACACTAATCTGAATTTTGAATACCGCCAATTGATAAATACAGACACCGTGGAGTTTACCGTAATTAACGTTGGCTTCGATTTCCGCTTCTAA
- the thiI gene encoding tRNA uracil 4-sulfurtransferase ThiI, translating into MIFTVRLFPEITIKSHPVRKRWTRQLTENLRLLGRRIHEGTKVIQDWDRIEVRVPDDDDAVQAQFIDMLKRTPGISTFSLVSAYPFTTLHDIYEHALPLYGDLIANKTFCVRVKRTGKHDFTSTDAEKYVGGGLNQHTQALGVRLKDPDVTVHIDIKDDYCYLVNGRFAGLGGFPMGTQDPVLSLVSGGFDSTVASYLMMKRGLRTHFCFFNLGGRDHELGVKEIAFYLWNRYSASHRVRFVTVPFEGVVEEILEKIDPANMGVVLKRMMLRAAEKIAARGDIQALVTGEAVAQVSSQTIPNLSAIERVCNTLVLRPLIAMDKPEIIRLSREIGAEEFSANIPEYCGVISVKPSAKVRLDRLEAQEAQFDFSRLENAIEQSRVQPIDAVMEDLRNPQAEVEAVAQLQPGDRIIDIRHPTEIDMRPLALPADTDAALEIPFYSLSTRFAELAREGRYLLYCDKGVMSQLHARHLRDDGATNVAVYRPEKPV; encoded by the coding sequence ATGATCTTCACTGTCCGCCTCTTTCCGGAAATCACTATCAAAAGCCATCCGGTGCGCAAACGATGGACCCGCCAGCTCACGGAAAATCTGCGGTTGCTCGGGCGCCGCATACACGAGGGCACCAAAGTTATCCAGGACTGGGACCGTATTGAAGTGCGGGTGCCGGATGACGATGATGCCGTGCAAGCGCAGTTTATCGATATGCTTAAACGCACCCCGGGGATTTCTACTTTTTCTCTGGTCTCGGCCTACCCGTTCACCACGCTGCACGATATCTACGAGCATGCATTACCCCTGTATGGCGATCTTATTGCGAACAAAACGTTTTGTGTTCGTGTAAAGCGCACCGGTAAACACGACTTTACCTCTACGGACGCGGAAAAATATGTGGGCGGTGGTTTGAATCAGCATACCCAGGCGTTGGGTGTGCGCTTGAAAGACCCTGATGTGACCGTGCACATCGATATTAAAGATGATTACTGCTATCTGGTGAATGGTCGCTTTGCGGGGTTGGGCGGTTTTCCCATGGGTACCCAGGACCCGGTGTTGTCGCTGGTGTCGGGTGGATTCGACTCGACGGTTGCCAGTTATTTGATGATGAAACGCGGTTTGCGCACCCACTTTTGCTTCTTTAATCTCGGCGGTCGCGATCACGAGCTAGGGGTGAAAGAGATAGCATTTTATTTATGGAACCGATACTCGGCGAGTCATCGGGTGCGGTTTGTTACGGTGCCCTTCGAGGGTGTGGTTGAGGAGATTCTGGAGAAGATCGACCCAGCAAATATGGGGGTGGTATTAAAGCGAATGATGCTGCGCGCAGCGGAAAAAATTGCCGCACGCGGCGATATTCAGGCGCTGGTTACCGGTGAGGCGGTAGCGCAGGTTTCGAGCCAGACAATCCCCAATCTGTCGGCGATTGAGCGGGTGTGCAATACATTGGTACTGCGGCCGTTGATTGCGATGGATAAACCCGAGATTATTCGTTTATCTCGCGAAATTGGCGCGGAAGAATTTTCTGCGAATATTCCCGAATATTGCGGTGTGATATCGGTAAAGCCTTCTGCAAAAGTACGTTTGGACCGCCTGGAGGCACAGGAAGCGCAGTTCGATTTCTCGCGGCTGGAAAACGCGATTGAGCAGTCGCGGGTGCAGCCCATCGATGCCGTGATGGAAGATTTGCGCAACCCGCAGGCAGAAGTCGAGGCTGTTGCACAATTGCAACCCGGTGACCGTATTATCGATATTCGTCATCCCACGGAAATTGACATGCGCCCGCTCGCTTTGCCAGCAGATACAGACGCAGCGTTGGAAATTCCGTTTTATAGTTTAAGTACGCGCTTTGCCGAGTTAGCGCGCGAGGGTCGCTATTTGCTTTACTGTGATAAGGGCGTGATGAGTCAGTTGCATGCGCGTCACCTGCGTGATGACGGAGCGACTAATGTGGCGGTTTACCGCCCTGAAAAGCCGGTTTAG
- the glnA gene encoding glutamate--ammonia ligase, translating into MSEQTLNLIKENEVRWVDLRFTDTKGKEQHVTIPSSYVDEDFFTTGQMFDGSSISGWKGINESDMILMPDDTTSVLDPFTDEPTVILRCDIVEPSTGEGYERDPRSVAKRAEEYLKSTGLGDTAFFGPEPEFFIFDDVKWGQDMSGSFVKISSEEAAWATGHDFSEGNMGHRPRVKGGYFPVPPVDSLHDIRSAMCNAMIQMGLDVEVHHHEVATAGQNEIGVKFNTLVKKADEVQILKYCVHNVAHAYGKTATFMPKPIVGDNGSGMHCHQSFWKDGENQFAGDGYAGLSETALYYIGGIIKHAKALNAFTNPGTNSYKRLIPGFEAPVMLAYSARNRSASIRIPYVASPKGKRIEARFPDPIANPYLAFAAMLMAGLDGVKNKLHPGDAADKDLYDLPKEEADAIPQVCGSLREALSSLNADREFLTAGGVFTDDMIDAYIDLKMEDVYRVEHTTHPVEFDLYYSV; encoded by the coding sequence ATGTCAGAGCAGACTCTGAATCTGATTAAAGAAAACGAAGTTCGCTGGGTAGACCTGCGTTTTACCGATACTAAAGGTAAAGAGCAGCACGTAACCATCCCCTCGTCCTATGTGGACGAAGATTTTTTCACCACCGGTCAGATGTTTGATGGCTCCTCCATTTCTGGTTGGAAAGGCATCAACGAGTCCGACATGATCTTGATGCCAGACGACACTACCTCTGTGCTGGATCCGTTCACCGATGAGCCTACCGTTATCTTGCGTTGCGATATCGTTGAACCTTCTACTGGCGAAGGTTACGAGCGCGATCCACGCTCTGTCGCCAAACGCGCAGAAGAATACCTGAAGTCCACTGGTCTCGGCGATACTGCTTTCTTCGGCCCAGAACCAGAATTCTTTATCTTCGACGACGTCAAATGGGGTCAGGACATGAGCGGCAGCTTCGTGAAGATTTCTTCCGAAGAAGCAGCCTGGGCTACCGGTCACGACTTCTCTGAAGGCAACATGGGCCACCGTCCGCGCGTTAAAGGCGGTTACTTCCCCGTTCCTCCAGTGGACTCACTGCACGATATCCGTTCTGCCATGTGTAACGCCATGATCCAAATGGGTCTGGACGTTGAAGTTCACCACCACGAAGTGGCAACTGCAGGCCAGAACGAAATCGGTGTTAAGTTCAACACTCTGGTTAAGAAAGCGGACGAAGTACAGATCCTGAAATACTGTGTACACAACGTGGCGCACGCTTACGGCAAAACGGCAACCTTTATGCCTAAGCCTATCGTTGGCGATAACGGTTCCGGCATGCACTGCCACCAGTCTTTCTGGAAAGATGGCGAAAACCAGTTCGCAGGCGATGGCTACGCTGGCCTGAGCGAAACTGCCCTGTACTACATCGGCGGTATCATCAAGCACGCTAAAGCACTGAACGCGTTTACTAACCCAGGCACCAACTCCTACAAGCGTCTGATCCCTGGTTTTGAAGCGCCAGTAATGCTGGCTTACTCTGCACGCAACCGTTCTGCATCGATTCGTATTCCTTACGTCGCCTCACCAAAAGGCAAGCGTATCGAAGCGCGTTTCCCTGACCCCATCGCCAACCCATACCTGGCATTCGCTGCCATGTTGATGGCTGGCCTGGACGGCGTGAAAAACAAACTTCACCCTGGCGATGCTGCAGATAAAGACCTTTACGATCTGCCTAAAGAAGAAGCGGATGCTATTCCACAGGTATGTGGCAGCCTGCGTGAAGCACTGTCCAGCCTGAATGCAGACCGCGAGTTCCTCACCGCTGGTGGCGTTTTCACCGACGACATGATCGACGCATACATCGACCTGAAAATGGAAGACGTATACCGCGTTGAGCACACTACTCACCCAGTTGAGTTCGACCTCTACTACTCTGTATAA
- a CDS encoding DUF4124 domain-containing protein, with the protein MPMTIFTLASFVTACLITVAASAQTIYKSVDQYGNVTYSDEPPTNATAEKLELKPLNTTPAITPAPAPSPPLVSPAPSPSPEPDATTSPPKQASGYGLRLVTPKSEQRFGPAEKALTVVMLTQRKLEPGLRFEVYIDGKVQETTDSNNVSIALSKALQGRRSVSAAVVDGAGNVIERTEERTIFVIRPAGHS; encoded by the coding sequence ATGCCGATGACCATTTTCACCCTGGCGAGTTTTGTTACCGCCTGCTTGATCACCGTCGCAGCCAGCGCCCAAACAATCTACAAATCTGTCGATCAGTACGGTAACGTCACTTACTCCGACGAACCCCCGACCAACGCAACAGCCGAGAAACTGGAGCTTAAGCCGCTCAATACGACCCCGGCGATAACTCCCGCACCCGCGCCCAGCCCACCGCTGGTGTCGCCAGCGCCATCGCCAAGCCCTGAACCAGACGCAACAACCAGCCCTCCGAAGCAGGCCAGTGGCTACGGTCTGCGCCTGGTGACTCCGAAATCTGAACAGCGCTTCGGCCCCGCGGAAAAAGCACTCACCGTCGTGATGCTGACCCAGCGCAAGCTCGAACCAGGTTTGCGATTTGAGGTGTATATCGACGGAAAAGTGCAGGAAACCACCGATTCAAACAACGTCAGCATCGCCCTCAGCAAAGCCTTGCAAGGCCGTCGGAGCGTCTCGGCCGCTGTCGTCGATGGTGCAGGGAATGTCATTGAACGGACCGAGGAGAGAACCATCTTTGTTATTCGGCCCGCTGGTCACAGCTGA
- the glnL gene encoding nitrogen regulation protein NR(II), with protein MNSNSYQNILDSLLTAIILVDHNLTVVHMNASAEMNLGVSGEKMSGRSIHACFSASDGTPMSLEEALRNNRNFTKRKASWKLHNNQTIMVDYSVIPSHEMNHMVIEFQPLDRLLKISREEAMLASQETTRNLIRGMAHEIKNPLGGIRGAAQLLARELHHEELEEYTRIIIDETDRLRNLVDRMLGPHKSSERKPTNIHEVLEHVHSVIKAEVGSQITIKRDYDPSIPPLTADRAQLIQAVLNIGRNAMQSLLENGTANPQIAFRTRVQRRYTIGRTHHPLVVKISITDNGPGIPPELIEDIFFPMITGRANGSGLGLAIAQNLVNLHKGIIECASRKGKTEFTIYLPLDTENA; from the coding sequence GTGAATTCAAATAGTTACCAAAACATTCTGGATAGCCTGCTAACTGCAATTATCCTGGTGGACCACAATCTGACAGTCGTGCATATGAATGCGTCAGCAGAAATGAACCTGGGAGTCAGCGGCGAGAAGATGTCTGGTCGCTCCATTCATGCCTGCTTTTCCGCCAGCGATGGCACCCCCATGTCACTCGAAGAAGCCCTGAGAAACAACCGCAACTTTACCAAGCGTAAGGCCAGTTGGAAGCTGCACAACAACCAAACCATTATGGTCGACTACTCGGTGATCCCGAGTCACGAAATGAATCATATGGTTATCGAGTTTCAGCCACTCGACCGCCTGCTCAAAATCAGCCGCGAAGAGGCCATGCTCGCCTCTCAGGAAACCACCCGTAACTTGATCCGCGGCATGGCCCACGAAATCAAGAACCCGCTGGGTGGCATACGTGGCGCTGCGCAATTACTGGCGCGCGAGCTGCACCATGAAGAACTTGAAGAATACACCCGGATCATCATTGACGAGACCGATCGCCTGCGCAATCTCGTAGACCGTATGCTCGGCCCTCACAAATCGAGTGAACGCAAACCAACCAATATTCACGAAGTGCTCGAACACGTGCACTCAGTGATAAAAGCCGAGGTTGGCAGCCAGATCACCATCAAACGCGATTATGACCCCAGTATTCCGCCACTCACCGCAGACCGCGCTCAACTGATTCAGGCTGTGCTCAACATTGGCCGCAATGCCATGCAGTCGCTGCTGGAAAACGGTACCGCCAACCCACAGATTGCGTTTCGCACCCGGGTTCAGCGACGTTACACCATCGGCCGAACGCACCACCCCTTGGTGGTGAAAATCAGCATTACCGACAATGGCCCAGGAATTCCACCCGAGCTCATTGAAGACATTTTTTTCCCCATGATTACCGGCCGCGCTAATGGCAGCGGCCTGGGCTTGGCCATTGCGCAGAACCTGGTCAATTTGCACAAGGGGATTATTGAGTGCGCGAGCCGTAAAGGCAAAACCGAGTTCACCATCTACCTACCGCTGGATACCGAAAATGCATAA
- the glnG gene encoding nitrogen regulation protein NR(I) codes for MHKPNLVWIIDDDRSIRWVLEKALQQSGITTQSFESGDKALLHIDKTQPDAIISDVRMPGTDGLTLLSNLHTEHPSLPIIIMTAHSDLDSAVSAYQGGAFEYLPKPFDVDEAVAVTQRALAHASEQQQDIAPPEPELETEIIGEAPAMQEVFRAIGRLSQSNITVLINGESGTGKELVARALHRHSPRKEGPFIALNMAAIPRDLIESELFGHEKGAFTGAGAQRQGRFQQADGGTLFLDEIGDMPAETQTRLLRVLADGEFYRVGGHTAIKVDVRIIAATHQNLEHLVEDNRFREDLFHRLNVIRIHLPKLSNRREDIPKLAHHFLRKAANELDVEPKILTTETEAYLSNLSWPGNVRQLENTCRWITVMASGREVHVQDLPPELMEVKRAETPSGDWDKALRHWADQALACGQKEILSEAVPTFERALIETALKHTAGRKRDAANLLGWGRNTLTRKLKELGMAGADDD; via the coding sequence ATGCATAAACCTAATCTGGTATGGATTATTGACGACGACAGGTCGATTCGCTGGGTGCTGGAAAAAGCCCTGCAACAATCCGGGATTACCACCCAAAGCTTCGAGAGCGGCGACAAAGCGCTGCTGCACATTGATAAAACCCAACCGGACGCCATTATCTCCGATGTGCGCATGCCAGGTACCGATGGCCTGACCCTGCTTTCCAACCTGCACACCGAGCACCCCAGCCTGCCGATAATTATTATGACGGCGCATTCCGATTTGGACAGCGCGGTATCGGCTTACCAGGGTGGCGCATTTGAATACCTGCCCAAACCATTCGATGTGGACGAAGCAGTCGCTGTTACTCAGCGTGCGCTCGCCCATGCCTCAGAGCAACAGCAGGACATTGCCCCGCCGGAACCCGAGCTGGAAACCGAAATTATTGGCGAAGCGCCGGCCATGCAAGAAGTGTTTCGCGCTATCGGCCGTCTCTCGCAATCTAACATTACCGTGTTAATCAACGGCGAGTCCGGCACCGGTAAAGAACTGGTCGCCCGCGCGCTGCATCGCCACAGCCCACGCAAAGAAGGGCCATTCATCGCACTGAACATGGCCGCGATACCCCGCGACCTGATCGAGTCTGAATTGTTTGGCCACGAGAAAGGTGCATTCACCGGCGCAGGTGCGCAACGTCAAGGCCGCTTCCAACAAGCGGATGGCGGCACCCTGTTTTTGGATGAAATCGGCGATATGCCCGCCGAAACCCAAACGCGCTTGTTGCGCGTGCTTGCCGACGGCGAGTTCTATCGCGTGGGCGGCCACACAGCAATTAAAGTTGACGTGCGAATTATTGCAGCAACCCACCAGAACCTGGAACATCTGGTGGAAGATAATCGCTTTCGGGAAGATTTGTTCCACCGCTTAAATGTTATTCGCATCCACTTGCCGAAGCTTTCCAACCGCCGCGAAGATATCCCCAAGCTCGCACATCACTTTTTGCGCAAAGCCGCCAATGAGCTGGATGTGGAGCCGAAGATTCTCACCACAGAAACCGAAGCCTACCTCAGCAATCTGAGTTGGCCCGGTAACGTCAGACAGCTGGAGAACACCTGCCGCTGGATCACAGTTATGGCGTCCGGACGCGAAGTGCACGTGCAGGATTTACCGCCGGAGCTGATGGAGGTGAAACGGGCAGAAACCCCATCTGGCGACTGGGATAAAGCGCTGCGCCATTGGGCGGATCAAGCGCTGGCCTGCGGGCAAAAAGAGATTCTCTCCGAGGCAGTGCCAACCTTCGAACGCGCGCTCATTGAAACTGCGCTCAAGCACACCGCTGGTCGCAAGCGCGACGCAGCCAATTTGCTGGGCTGGGGCCGCAATACGCTAACCCGCAAATTGAAAGAGCTGGGGATGGCCGGCGCCGACGACGACTAA
- the secB gene encoding protein-export chaperone SecB, with translation MADENQTPEQNDQQADANQNRFGIKRIYMKDMSFETPMGVQAFQVQWQPKVNQDLNTQVNKLDENHYEVVLKLTITVKMNDDKTAFLAEVHQAGLFEVAGLEAPQLQRLLSSACPEILFPYAREALDSLATRGGFPPLQLPPINFDALFSQAMNQAQQQAEQGQQPN, from the coding sequence ATGGCAGACGAAAATCAGACTCCAGAGCAAAACGATCAACAGGCAGACGCCAACCAGAACCGCTTCGGTATTAAGCGTATCTACATGAAAGACATGTCGTTCGAAACTCCGATGGGGGTGCAGGCGTTCCAGGTACAGTGGCAGCCCAAGGTCAACCAAGACCTGAATACTCAGGTGAATAAGCTGGATGAGAACCACTATGAAGTGGTTCTGAAGCTGACCATCACCGTTAAAATGAATGATGATAAAACCGCGTTCCTGGCGGAAGTGCACCAGGCGGGACTGTTTGAAGTGGCCGGTTTGGAAGCGCCACAATTACAGCGTTTGTTGTCCTCTGCCTGCCCGGAAATTCTGTTCCCATACGCCCGTGAGGCGCTCGACAGCCTGGCGACCCGAGGTGGTTTCCCGCCGCTGCAACTGCCGCCCATTAATTTCGATGCACTGTTTAGTCAGGCGATGAATCAGGCACAGCAGCAGGCTGAGCAAGGCCAGCAGCCGAATTAA